The Aptenodytes patagonicus chromosome 25, bAptPat1.pri.cur, whole genome shotgun sequence genome window below encodes:
- the DUS3L gene encoding tRNA-dihydrouridine(47) synthase [NAD(P)(+)]-like, which yields MAAAAAVAAGVAPVRARFLASKEQFHAYLRARGEPGGRVDGRGKEEEDEDEVEEKEEEEEVGSCQNEPPAKRVRSEDLGQDGERREDAGAAEKEPAERKRARGQNKSRPCMKPNHYEQRRLCPSVTQGCAEKCYFGSQCRFLHDIGEYMAVKPADLGRSCVLFETFGKCIYGVTCRFAQAHLGDGYQNIVNTDLAKQWEGKSLVRNNLSKDLQHQLRKRKFLFKKADEYLRGLAKPHGNGGKGGKATGRSTEEQEVSNCTTPQEGLGDSPGCPVLPEQGEDPKPDTLQSPGPTGGEEASPVKTVGPVTDEDIIKLRSCEKKKLEIQGKLYLAPLTTCGNLPFRRICKRFGADVTCGEMAVCTNLLQGQSSEWALLKRHHTEDIFGVQLEGAFPDTMTKCAELLNQTIEVDFVDINVGCPIDLVYKKGGGCALMTRSNKFEQIVRGMNSVLDVPLTVKIRTGVQEKINVAHKIIPKIREWGASMVTLHGRSREQRYTRGADWDYIAECAKIASPMPLFGNGDILSYEDANRAMQMGVSGIMIARGALIKPWLFTEIKEQRHWDISSSERFDILKDFTNYGLEHWGSDTQGVEKTRKFLLEWLSFLCRYIPVGLLEHLPQKINERPPYYMGRDYLETLMASQNVDDWIKISELLLGPVPTSFTFLPKHKANSYR from the exons atggcggcggcggcggctgtgGCGGCAGGGGTGGCGCCGGTCCGCGCCCG GTTCCTCGCCTCCAAGGAGCAGTTCCATGCCTACCTGCGGGCCAGGGGCGAGCCCGGTGGCCGGGTGGACGGCaggggcaaggaggaggaggatgaggatgaggtcgaggagaaggaggaggaggaggaggtcggCAGCTGCCAGAACGAGCCCCCTGCCAAACGGGTGAGGTCAGAGGACCTCGGTCAGGACGGGGAAAGACGAGAAGATGCTGGAGCAGCGGAGAAGGAGCCCGCGGAGCGGAAGCGGGCCCGGGGGCAGAACAAGAGCAGGCCGTGTATGAAACCCAACCACTACGAGCAGAGAAGGCTGTGCCCGTCGGTAACGCAG GGGTGTGCAGAGAAGTGCTACTTCGGCTCGCAGTGCCGCTTCCTTCATGATATCGGCGAGTACATGGCCGTGAAGCCGGCTGACCTGGGGCGCAGCTGCGTGCTCTTCGAAACCTTCGGCAAGTGCATTTACGGCGTCACCTGCCGCTTTGCCCAGGCCCACCTCGGGGATGGCTACCAGAACATCGTCAACACAGACCTGGCCAAGCAGTGGGAAGGGAAGTCACTGGTGAGGAACAACCTCTCCAAGGACCTCCAGCACCAGCTGCGTAAGAGGAAGTTTCTCTTCAAGAAGGCTGACGAGTACCTCCGTGGTCTGGCCAAGCCCCACGGcaatggtgggaagggaggcaAAGCCACGGGGCGCTCTACAGAGGAGCAAGAGGTGTCCAACTGCACAACACCCCAGGAGGGTCTGGGAGACAGCCCAGGATGTCCTGTGCTACCGGAGCAGGGAGAAGATCCCAAACCAGACACCTTGCAGAGTCCTGGCCCCACGGGTGGTGAGGAGGCTTCCCCCGTCAAAACAGTGGGCCCGGTGACAGATGAAGACATTATAAAGCTGCGGTCATGTGAGAAGAAGAAG TTGGAAATCCAAGGCAAGCTCTACTTGGCTCCACTGACCACG TGCGGTAACCTCCCTTTTCGAAGGATATGCAAGCGCTTCGGGGCAGACGTCACCTGTGGAGAGATGGCTGTGTGCACAAACCTGCTTCAGGGCCAGTCCTCCGAGTGGGCTCTCCTCAAACGGCATCATACTGAAGATATTTTTGGGGTGCAG CTGGAGGGAGCGTTTCCAGACACGATGACCAAATGTGCAGAGCTCCTGAACCAGACAATTGAAGTGGACTTTGTAGACATCAATGTCGGGTGTCCCATTGACCTGGTCTACAAGAAG GGAGGAGGCTGTGCTCTGATGACTCGGTCCAACAAGTTTGAACAGATCGTCCGAGGGATGAACTCG GTGCTGGATGTCCCACTGACTGTGAAGATACGGACGGGAGTGCAAGAAAAGATTAATGTGGCTCATAAAATAATCCCCAAGATCCGGGAGTGGGGAGCATCCATGGTCACG CTTCACGGCCGATCCAGGGAACAGCGGTACACGAGGGGTGCTGACTGGGACTACATAGCAGAATGTGCTAAAATAGCAAGCCCCATGCCTCTTTTTG GAAATGGTGATATTTTGTCTTACGAAGATGCTAATCGAGCCATGCAGATGGGCGTTTCGGGAATTATGATTGCAAG GGGGGCGCTCATCAAACCGTGGCTTTTCACTGAAATTAAGGAACAGAGGCACTGGGATATCTCCTCCAGCGAGAGATTTGATATCCTCAAAGACTTCACCAACTATGGCCTTGAGCACTGGGGGTCGGATACTCAGGGAGTGGAGAAGACCAGGAAGTTCCTGCTGGAATGGCTCTCGTTCCTGTGCAG GTACATTCCAGTTGGCTTATTAGAGCACCTACCTCAGAAGATTAACGAGCGGCCGCCTTACTATATGGGGAGAGACTATCTGGAGACGCTGATGGCAAGCCAAAATGTGGATGATTGGATTAAAATAAG